In a genomic window of Natranaerovirga pectinivora:
- the serC gene encoding 3-phosphoserine/phosphohydroxythreonine transaminase yields the protein MNRVYNFSAGPATLPVEVLEQAAQEMVNYKGTGMSVMEMSHRSKAYEEIINNAEKTLREIMEIPDNYKVLFLQGGASLQFAMIPMNLMTKHKKALMLNTGAWSKKAISEAKKFGEVVVKASSEDKTFNYIPDVESLDLSEDADYVYITNNNTIYGTRFTTLPDTKGKPLVGDMSSNILSEKIDVSQYGIIFAGAQKNIGPAGVTVVIIREDLIGHADASVPTMLDYKTHVDNDSMFNTPPTYSIYIAGLVFEWIKKLGGVSAMEKINNEKANILYNYLDESKLFSGTAEKKDRSLMNIPFILPTEELNAQFIKEAAAKGFVTLKGHRSVGGMRASIYNAMPVEGVQKLVDFMKEFEAKNS from the coding sequence ATGAATCGTGTTTATAATTTTTCAGCAGGTCCAGCAACTTTACCTGTAGAAGTTCTAGAACAAGCAGCCCAAGAAATGGTTAACTATAAAGGAACAGGTATGTCCGTTATGGAAATGAGCCATCGTTCCAAAGCATATGAAGAAATAATAAATAATGCAGAAAAAACGCTAAGAGAGATTATGGAAATACCTGATAACTATAAAGTATTGTTTTTACAAGGTGGGGCATCTTTACAATTTGCAATGATCCCAATGAATTTAATGACTAAACATAAAAAGGCATTAATGCTTAATACAGGTGCTTGGTCTAAAAAAGCAATATCAGAAGCTAAAAAATTCGGCGAAGTTGTGGTTAAAGCATCTTCAGAAGATAAAACTTTTAATTACATTCCAGATGTAGAATCACTAGATTTATCAGAAGATGCAGATTATGTATACATTACGAATAATAATACTATTTATGGTACACGTTTTACAACATTACCTGATACTAAAGGAAAGCCATTAGTAGGTGATATGTCATCTAATATCTTATCAGAAAAAATAGATGTATCTCAATATGGCATTATTTTTGCGGGTGCTCAAAAAAATATTGGACCTGCTGGTGTTACAGTTGTTATTATTCGTGAAGATTTAATAGGTCATGCCGATGCTTCTGTACCAACTATGTTAGATTATAAAACACATGTAGATAATGATTCTATGTTTAACACGCCTCCAACATACAGTATTTATATTGCTGGACTTGTATTTGAGTGGATTAAAAAATTAGGTGGCGTTTCAGCAATGGAAAAAATCAATAATGAAAAAGCAAATATCTTATATAACTACTTAGATGAAAGCAAATTATTTTCAGGAACAGCTGAGAAAAAAGACAGATCCTTAATGAATATTCCATTTATCCTTCCTACAGAAGAATTAAATGCTCAATTTATTAAAGAAGCTGCTGCCAAAGGGTTTGTTACTTTAAAAGGTCACCGTTCAGTTGGTGGTATGAGAGCAAGTATTTATAATGCAATGCCAGTTGAAGGTGTTCAAAAGCTTGTTGACTTTATGAAAGAATTTGAAGCTAAAAACAGCTAA
- the leuB gene encoding 3-isopropylmalate dehydrogenase, translating to MNYKLAVIPGDGIGPDIIREAKKVLNKVGEIYGHNFEYTDLLAGGAALDAEGIPLPQKTMDVCKESDSVLLGAVGGPKWDNLDGKMRPEQALLGLRRGLGLFANLRPAVLFNELKAACPLKDEIIGDDGLDIMCVRELTGGIYFGKRGTEGTKAFDTLEYSEEEVRRIAIRAFDIAMKRNKKVTSVDKANILDSSRLWRKVVDEVAKDYPEVSYEHMYVDNAAMQLIRYPKQFDVILTGNMFGDILSDEASMITGSIGMLPSASLGETGKGMYEPIHGSAPDIAGQNIANPIATILSVSMMLRYSFNLEKEADAVENAVKLVLEKGYRTKDICAGAPSIGTDEMGDLIVKELK from the coding sequence ATGAATTATAAATTAGCAGTAATACCAGGAGACGGAATAGGACCAGACATTATAAGAGAAGCTAAAAAAGTACTTAATAAAGTAGGAGAAATTTACGGTCATAATTTTGAATACACAGATTTATTAGCAGGTGGGGCAGCCCTTGATGCTGAAGGTATACCACTACCACAAAAAACAATGGATGTATGTAAAGAAAGTGATTCTGTATTACTTGGTGCAGTGGGTGGGCCAAAATGGGATAATTTAGATGGAAAAATGCGTCCGGAGCAAGCATTATTAGGACTTAGAAGAGGATTAGGATTATTTGCTAATCTTAGACCAGCGGTACTATTTAATGAATTAAAAGCGGCTTGCCCACTTAAAGATGAAATCATTGGTGATGATGGTTTAGATATTATGTGTGTGAGAGAACTTACAGGAGGTATCTACTTTGGGAAAAGAGGTACTGAAGGGACTAAGGCATTTGACACATTAGAGTATAGCGAAGAAGAAGTAAGAAGAATAGCAATTAGAGCTTTTGATATTGCAATGAAAAGAAATAAAAAAGTAACAAGTGTTGATAAAGCAAACATATTAGATTCTTCTCGTTTATGGAGAAAAGTTGTAGATGAAGTTGCTAAAGATTATCCAGAAGTTTCTTATGAACATATGTATGTTGACAATGCAGCTATGCAATTAATAAGATATCCAAAACAATTTGATGTTATATTAACTGGTAATATGTTTGGAGATATTCTTTCAGATGAAGCAAGTATGATAACAGGTTCCATTGGAATGTTACCATCTGCAAGTTTAGGAGAAACTGGAAAAGGTATGTATGAGCCAATCCATGGTTCTGCTCCTGATATCGCTGGACAAAATATTGCTAATCCTATCGCTACAATTTTATCTGTGTCTATGATGTTAAGATATTCATTTAACTTAGAAAAAGAAGCTGATGCAGTAGAAAATGCTGTTAAATTAGTTTTAGAAAAAGGATATAGAACAAAAGATATTTGTGCTGGTGCTCCAAGTATTGGAACAGATGAAATGGGCGATTTAATCGTTAAAGAATTAAAATAG
- a CDS encoding methyl-accepting chemotaxis protein → MINFKRKSNKQLRNQVIRQDNNNDIDTIIEVLKDINENFKSNKSFYVDDDKFENKELTKRFNELLDLFNGNEVIDTLNKSINNVTQVDFVSSMLNSVRNQNNSLDSMVSSSEELKASVEEVSNNTQQIVEFTNETYKNSKESVENIKESIAFVKKSFEDIQEISERVDNFNDKMQSITKIIDVVKSIAEQTNLLSLNASIEAARAGEHGLGFAVVADEVRKLSESTKNSAIDIEEIIKELQGDINVLVENMNSTSNQLENGNNLVSTSVDSVIKINDYMGQINETISRIARTIIEQDTVMDTITKDMNGLSEESKYLDEYCNETGKLIFEMARLNDRVRGRLSRYSPYISFKEWIEIYKTDHVMFVYRIQNMLLGFEKLELEKMNNPKACKLGTWYFNIDDTALINKAEFQAIGKNHNELHRLADLIIKDYYSGNIDSAKLNYGKMKAPLEELIKNMDIIKNIL, encoded by the coding sequence ATGATAAACTTTAAAAGGAAATCGAATAAACAGCTACGAAACCAAGTGATTAGACAAGATAATAATAATGACATTGATACTATAATAGAAGTACTTAAAGATATTAATGAGAACTTTAAATCTAATAAATCTTTTTATGTAGATGACGACAAATTTGAGAACAAAGAGCTTACTAAGAGATTCAATGAACTATTGGATTTATTTAATGGTAATGAAGTAATTGATACATTAAATAAATCTATTAATAACGTGACCCAAGTGGATTTTGTTTCGAGCATGTTAAATAGTGTGAGGAATCAAAACAATTCCTTAGATAGTATGGTTAGTTCAAGTGAAGAATTAAAGGCATCAGTAGAAGAAGTTAGTAATAATACTCAGCAAATTGTTGAGTTTACTAATGAAACCTACAAGAATTCAAAAGAAAGTGTAGAGAATATAAAGGAGTCAATTGCATTCGTAAAAAAATCCTTTGAAGACATTCAAGAGATAAGTGAAAGAGTTGATAATTTTAACGATAAAATGCAATCTATTACAAAAATTATTGATGTTGTAAAAAGCATTGCAGAACAAACAAATTTATTATCTTTAAATGCAAGTATAGAGGCTGCAAGAGCAGGGGAACATGGATTAGGATTTGCAGTAGTTGCTGATGAAGTAAGAAAACTTTCAGAAAGCACTAAAAACTCAGCCATTGATATTGAAGAAATTATAAAAGAATTACAAGGTGACATTAATGTCTTAGTTGAAAATATGAATAGTACATCAAACCAATTAGAAAATGGTAATAACCTTGTATCAACATCTGTTGATTCTGTCATAAAAATAAACGATTATATGGGTCAAATAAATGAAACAATATCTAGAATTGCAAGAACAATAATTGAACAAGATACTGTTATGGATACGATAACAAAAGATATGAATGGTCTATCAGAAGAATCAAAGTATTTGGATGAATACTGTAATGAAACAGGAAAATTGATTTTCGAGATGGCAAGGTTGAATGATAGAGTGAGAGGTAGACTATCAAGATACTCACCATATATTAGTTTTAAAGAGTGGATTGAGATATATAAAACGGACCACGTGATGTTTGTATATAGAATTCAAAACATGTTATTAGGATTTGAAAAGCTAGAATTAGAGAAAATGAACAATCCAAAAGCTTGTAAATTAGGAACATGGTATTTCAATATTGACGATACAGCTTTAATTAACAAAGCTGAGTTCCAAGCTATTGGAAAGAATCATAATGAATTACATAGGTTAGCAGATCTTATTATAAAAGATTATTATAGTGGGAATATTGATAGTGCAAAATTAAATTATGGTAAGATGAAAGCACCACTAGAAGAGTTAATTAAAAATATGGACATTATTAAAAATATACTATAG
- a CDS encoding phosphoglycerate dehydrogenase, whose amino-acid sequence MKKIRCLNPISNQGLDLLEKDLYQIVETDDADAILLRSFKMHDFEISDSVKSIGRAGAGVNNIPIDKCSEKGVVVFNTPGANANGVKELVIASLLLSSRDIVGGINWVKGLEGDSEVAAKVEKGKSQFVGPEILGKKMGVIGLGAIGALVANTAVGLGMEVLGYDPFISVEAAWSLSRAVKRSINLDEIFAECDYISIHVPVIAETKGMINKDAFAKMKDNVRIINLSRGELVNDDDLEEAIKSGKVAKYVTDFPNEKVVSMENVISIPHLGASTPESEDNCAIMAVIQTKDYLLNGNITNSVNYPACNMGVCQTAARVAINHKNVPNMVGQITTLLANNNINIVDMINKSKQQWAYTLIDVENEVAENIVKELENIEGIVKVRVI is encoded by the coding sequence ATGAAAAAAATTCGTTGTCTAAATCCTATTTCAAACCAAGGATTAGATTTATTAGAAAAAGATCTATATCAAATAGTAGAAACCGATGATGCGGATGCCATACTTCTTAGAAGTTTTAAAATGCATGATTTTGAAATATCTGATTCAGTAAAATCTATTGGTAGAGCAGGGGCAGGGGTAAATAATATACCCATTGATAAATGTTCTGAAAAAGGTGTTGTTGTTTTTAATACGCCAGGAGCCAATGCAAATGGTGTAAAAGAATTAGTAATCGCAAGTCTATTATTATCTTCAAGAGATATTGTTGGTGGTATCAACTGGGTAAAAGGTCTTGAAGGAGATAGCGAAGTAGCAGCAAAAGTAGAAAAAGGCAAATCACAATTTGTAGGACCAGAAATATTAGGTAAAAAAATGGGTGTTATTGGCTTAGGTGCTATTGGTGCTTTAGTTGCTAATACAGCAGTTGGATTAGGAATGGAAGTTCTAGGGTATGATCCATTTATTTCTGTTGAAGCCGCTTGGAGTTTATCAAGAGCAGTAAAAAGATCTATTAACTTAGATGAAATCTTTGCTGAATGTGATTATATATCAATACATGTTCCTGTAATAGCAGAAACAAAAGGTATGATTAATAAAGATGCTTTTGCCAAAATGAAAGATAATGTACGTATTATTAATCTTTCAAGAGGCGAGTTAGTTAATGATGATGACTTAGAAGAAGCAATAAAATCAGGTAAAGTAGCTAAATACGTTACAGATTTCCCTAATGAAAAAGTAGTGTCAATGGAGAATGTTATTTCTATACCTCACTTAGGGGCTTCTACACCAGAATCAGAAGATAATTGTGCAATAATGGCAGTAATTCAAACAAAAGATTACTTATTAAATGGAAATATAACAAATTCAGTTAATTATCCAGCATGTAATATGGGTGTTTGTCAAACGGCGGCTAGAGTAGCAATTAATCACAAAAATGTACCTAATATGGTTGGCCAAATTACAACTTTATTGGCTAACAACAATATAAATATTGTAGATATGATTAATAAGAGCAAGCAACAATGGGCTTATACATTAATTGATGTTGAAAATGAAGTAGCAGAAAACATCGTAAAAGAATTAGAAAATATTGAAGGCATCGTTAAAGTAAGAGTAATATAG
- the ilvB gene encoding biosynthetic-type acetolactate synthase large subunit — protein MLLTGAQILIECLKEQNVDTIFGFPGGAVLNIYDELYKSSKEIRHILTSHEQGASHAADGYARSTGKVGVVIATSGPGATNLVTGIATAYMDSVPMVAITGNVPVSLLGRDSFQEVDTAGITMPITKHNYIVKDVKDLADTIREAFYIAQEGRPGPVLIDIPKDITINKTEYIKAEPKVVDRSLDEIDSTSLDVAIELIKASKKPFIYAGGGVILSEAADNLLKFAETIQAPVTCSLMGQGGFPGEHPLYTGMVGMHGSKASNIGITHCDLLVVIGARFSDRVIGKADSFAKRAKVLHIDIDPAEVNKNIKTYHHIIGDIKGALEKINNSLEPMDREEWITEVTELKQKYPLKYKDTCLTAQYVLEKLYEVTNGEAIITTEVGQHQMWAAQFYKYNHPRTFLSSGGLGTMGYGFGACIGAQVANPDKVVVNIAGDGSFRMNLNEIATAVRYNLPLIVLVMNNHVLGMVRQWQNLFYEERYSYTTLDRDIDYVKLAEAFGAVGYNLTEKEEVEEVLKKAIEEKRPVIINCEIDKDDKVWPMVAPGAPIDNIMVGE, from the coding sequence GTGTTATTAACAGGTGCACAAATTTTAATTGAGTGCTTAAAAGAGCAAAATGTAGATACTATATTTGGGTTTCCAGGTGGAGCTGTTTTAAATATATACGATGAACTTTATAAAAGTAGTAAAGAAATTAGACATATTCTAACATCTCATGAGCAAGGTGCATCCCATGCCGCTGATGGTTATGCCAGATCAACGGGTAAAGTAGGTGTTGTTATTGCAACATCAGGACCAGGGGCAACAAATCTTGTGACGGGAATTGCAACAGCTTATATGGATTCAGTGCCTATGGTTGCTATTACAGGAAATGTGCCAGTTTCTTTATTAGGTCGAGATAGTTTTCAAGAAGTTGATACGGCGGGCATAACAATGCCTATTACAAAACACAATTATATCGTTAAAGATGTAAAAGACTTGGCAGATACCATTAGAGAGGCTTTTTATATTGCTCAAGAAGGCAGACCAGGGCCTGTATTAATTGATATTCCTAAAGATATTACAATTAATAAAACTGAATATATAAAAGCTGAGCCCAAAGTAGTTGATAGAAGTTTAGATGAGATTGATAGTACATCCCTTGATGTGGCTATTGAACTTATAAAAGCCTCTAAAAAACCATTTATCTATGCTGGTGGTGGGGTAATATTATCTGAGGCAGCTGATAATTTGTTAAAATTTGCTGAAACCATTCAAGCACCCGTAACATGTAGTTTGATGGGTCAAGGTGGATTTCCTGGAGAACACCCATTGTATACAGGTATGGTAGGAATGCATGGTAGTAAAGCTTCTAATATAGGCATTACACACTGTGATTTATTAGTTGTTATTGGCGCTAGATTTAGTGATAGAGTTATTGGAAAAGCAGATAGTTTTGCTAAAAGAGCAAAAGTATTGCATATTGATATTGATCCAGCAGAAGTCAATAAGAACATTAAAACATATCATCATATTATTGGGGATATAAAAGGCGCTTTAGAAAAAATTAATAATAGCCTTGAGCCAATGGATAGAGAAGAGTGGATTACAGAAGTTACTGAGTTAAAGCAAAAATATCCGCTTAAATATAAGGATACCTGTCTAACGGCTCAATATGTTCTAGAAAAGCTGTATGAAGTGACCAATGGAGAAGCTATCATAACAACAGAAGTTGGACAACATCAAATGTGGGCAGCACAGTTTTACAAGTATAATCATCCTAGAACATTTCTATCCTCTGGTGGTTTAGGAACTATGGGATATGGATTTGGGGCTTGTATTGGTGCTCAAGTAGCTAACCCAGATAAGGTGGTAGTTAATATTGCTGGTGATGGCAGTTTCAGAATGAATCTAAATGAAATTGCAACAGCGGTAAGATATAACTTACCATTAATCGTACTTGTTATGAACAATCACGTATTGGGAATGGTTCGTCAATGGCAGAATCTATTCTATGAAGAGAGATATTCTTATACCACATTAGATAGAGATATTGATTATGTTAAATTAGCAGAAGCATTTGGTGCGGTTGGATATAATCTGACAGAAAAAGAAGAGGTAGAAGAAGTATTAAAGAAAGCCATTGAAGAAAAGAGACCAGTTATAATTAATTGTGAGATCGATAAAGATGATAAGGTGTGGCCTATGGTAGCGCCAGGTGCTCCAATTGATAATATTATGGTAGGAGAGTAA
- the cimA gene encoding citramalate synthase produces the protein MSRVEIFDSTLRDGAQAEGISFSVEDKLKIVKAMDELGVAYIEAGNPGSNPKDLEFFRRVKDIQLNNAKLTAFGSTRRRNINVSDDANVKSMLEANTEAVAIFGKSWDFHVTDIIQTTLEENLKMIEETMAFFKENGKEVFFDAEHFFDGYKANPEYALQALEAAVKGGADCLVLCDTNGGAMPLEVYEITKKVCETFSVRVGIHTHNDCGMAVANSMMAVEAGATHIQGTYIGFGERCGNANLSTIIGNLQLKKGYHCIPEENLETLTSTALFVAEIANIVLYDKEPYVGRSAFTHKGGMHIDGVNKASHSFEHINPELVGNTRRFLMSEVAGRSTILKKIAKIAPEITKDSEEAKQIIDRLKELEHEGYQFEGAESTFELIIRKHLGKYKSFFELENFKIIGEKPAKDSKFSAYAMVKVNVDGNEEFTAAEGDGPVHALDIALRKALEVFYPQLKEVHLTDYKVKVLDSKDATAGKVRVLLTSSDGKNVWSTVGVSSDIIKASLIALVDSIEVKLLRDLENKMRAYM, from the coding sequence TTGAAGATAAACTAAAAATTGTTAAAGCGATGGATGAGTTAGGTGTGGCTTATATTGAAGCTGGTAATCCAGGTTCAAACCCTAAAGATTTAGAGTTTTTTAGAAGAGTAAAAGACATACAACTAAATAATGCTAAGTTGACAGCTTTTGGAAGCACCAGAAGAAGAAATATTAATGTTTCTGATGATGCCAATGTTAAATCAATGCTTGAAGCAAATACAGAAGCTGTTGCAATCTTTGGGAAGAGTTGGGATTTTCATGTTACAGATATTATACAAACAACTTTAGAAGAAAATCTTAAAATGATAGAAGAAACAATGGCTTTCTTTAAGGAAAATGGCAAAGAAGTATTTTTCGATGCAGAGCATTTTTTTGATGGATATAAAGCCAATCCAGAGTATGCACTACAAGCATTAGAAGCTGCTGTAAAAGGTGGTGCAGATTGCTTGGTATTATGCGATACTAACGGAGGGGCAATGCCTCTTGAAGTGTATGAGATTACCAAAAAAGTATGTGAGACCTTTTCAGTAAGAGTTGGGATACATACCCATAATGATTGTGGAATGGCAGTTGCCAATTCTATGATGGCTGTTGAAGCAGGTGCAACACATATTCAAGGGACATATATTGGTTTTGGTGAGCGATGTGGCAATGCTAATCTAAGTACAATAATTGGTAACTTACAACTTAAAAAAGGTTATCACTGTATTCCAGAGGAAAACCTAGAAACACTAACGTCTACAGCTTTATTTGTTGCAGAAATTGCAAACATCGTTCTATACGATAAAGAACCTTATGTTGGAAGAAGTGCTTTTACCCATAAAGGTGGCATGCATATAGATGGTGTAAACAAAGCATCGCATTCATTTGAACATATTAATCCTGAATTAGTTGGGAATACAAGAAGATTTTTAATGTCAGAGGTTGCAGGTAGAAGTACAATACTTAAGAAAATTGCAAAAATAGCACCAGAGATTACAAAAGACTCTGAGGAAGCAAAACAAATCATTGATCGATTAAAAGAATTAGAACATGAAGGCTACCAATTTGAAGGTGCAGAAAGCACATTTGAATTAATTATAAGAAAGCATTTAGGCAAATACAAATCATTCTTTGAATTAGAAAACTTCAAAATTATCGGAGAAAAACCAGCCAAAGACTCAAAATTTAGTGCCTATGCAATGGTAAAGGTAAATGTTGATGGTAACGAAGAATTTACTGCGGCTGAAGGGGATGGACCAGTTCATGCTTTAGATATTGCACTTAGAAAAGCACTAGAAGTATTCTATCCTCAGCTTAAAGAAGTACATCTTACAGATTATAAGGTAAAAGTCTTAGATTCAAAAGATGCTACAGCAGGTAAGGTTAGAGTTCTTCTAACATCATCAGATGGAAAAAATGTGTGGTCAACTGTAGGGGTTTCTTCTGATATCATTAAAGCAAGTTTAATTGCTTTAGTAGATTCTATAGAAGTTAAGTTATTAAGAGATTTGGAAAATAAAATGAGAGCATATATGTAA
- a CDS encoding DUF1015 domain-containing protein codes for MAIIKPFAAVRPTDKEVKNVAALPYDVVNREEAKEIVKNQPNSFLKIDRAEVQLESSVSTYDQQVYLRARDTLNEMINEGIFIREDKKVFYLYQLTMDGRKQTGLVACSSIDDYINNVIKKHEKTREAKEQDRINHVDYCNAQTGPIFLAYRSNDTIKNIVDEVKEANKPIYDFVADDNIGHTVWIINEDEKIEAIEKAFVAIENTYIADGHHRTASAVKVGLKRREENPGYNGSEMFNYFLSVIFPQDELMILPYNRVVRDLNGNDEGSLIEEISKSFEVELIGEEPFQPTEKETFGMFLNDNWYKLTIDKALVDNEDPVKKLDVSLLQDYLLDPILNIKDPRVDDRIDFVGGIRGLKELEKRATSDMKVAFSMYPTSIEELFEVSDADKLMPPKSTWFEPKLRSGIFINTIDK; via the coding sequence ATGGCTATAATTAAACCATTTGCTGCTGTAAGGCCAACAGACAAAGAAGTTAAAAATGTAGCAGCATTACCATATGATGTAGTAAATAGAGAAGAGGCTAAAGAAATTGTAAAAAATCAGCCGAATTCTTTTTTGAAAATCGATCGTGCTGAAGTACAATTAGAAAGTTCAGTAAGCACATATGATCAACAAGTTTACTTAAGAGCAAGAGATACTTTAAATGAAATGATAAATGAAGGGATTTTTATAAGAGAGGATAAAAAAGTCTTCTACTTATACCAATTAACTATGGATGGTAGAAAACAAACAGGACTTGTTGCTTGTTCATCAATAGACGATTATATTAATAATGTTATTAAAAAACATGAAAAAACCAGAGAAGCAAAAGAGCAAGATAGAATTAATCACGTGGACTACTGTAATGCTCAAACGGGCCCAATCTTTTTAGCCTACCGTTCAAATGATACAATTAAAAACATAGTAGATGAAGTTAAAGAAGCTAACAAACCAATCTATGATTTTGTTGCAGATGATAATATTGGACATACTGTATGGATTATTAATGAAGATGAAAAAATTGAAGCCATTGAAAAAGCATTTGTGGCTATAGAAAACACATATATTGCTGATGGGCATCATAGAACAGCTTCAGCGGTAAAAGTAGGATTAAAAAGAAGAGAAGAGAATCCAGGATATAATGGAAGTGAAATGTTTAATTATTTCTTATCAGTAATCTTCCCACAAGATGAATTAATGATTTTACCATATAATAGAGTGGTTAGAGACTTAAATGGTAATGATGAAGGATCACTAATTGAAGAAATAAGCAAATCTTTTGAAGTTGAACTTATTGGAGAAGAACCATTTCAACCTACTGAAAAAGAAACTTTTGGAATGTTTTTAAATGATAATTGGTATAAGTTAACTATAGATAAGGCTTTAGTAGATAATGAGGATCCTGTTAAAAAATTAGATGTATCATTATTACAAGATTACTTACTAGATCCAATATTGAATATTAAAGATCCAAGAGTAGATGATAGGATTGATTTCGTTGGTGGAATAAGAGGATTAAAAGAGTTAGAAAAAAGAGCTACATCAGATATGAAAGTTGCTTTTTCAATGTACCCAACATCTATTGAAGAGTTATTTGAGGTATCCGATGCTGATAAACTGATGCCACCAAAATCAACATGGTTTGAGCCTAAACTTAGAAGTGGTATTTTTATAAATACCATTGATAAATAA
- the ilvD gene encoding dihydroxy-acid dehydratase produces MSSRVVVEGAQRAPHRSLFKAMGYTDEELKKPLIGIVNSQNDIVPGHIHLDTIVDAVKTGVLMGGGTPITFPAIAVCDGIAMGHKGMHYSLVTRELIADSVEAMAYAHGFDALVMVPNCDKNVPAMLMAAARINVPTVIISGGAMLAGKVTCNPNDVSLSSVFEAVGSVATGKLTDEELYEYEEKACPTCGSCSGMFTANSMNCLTEVLGLGLPGNGTIPAVYSERIRLAKQAGLKVMEMLEKNIRPLDLMTDKAFDNALTVDMALGCSTNSMLHLPAIAYEAGIELSLEKANEISERTPNLCRLSPAGHHHIQDLYEAGGVQAVMKELSKKDLLHLDIMTVTGKTIGENIESSVNRNNTVIRNIEEPYSATGGIAVLKGNIAPLGCVVKRSAVADEMMKHTGPARIFDSEEDTIKAILGGDIKAGDVVVIRYEGPKGGPGMREMLSPTSALAGMGLDKQVALLTDGRFSGATKGASIGHVSPEAAVGGPIALVQEGDIISIDIPNYSIHLEVDDAELESRQKEWKPRPPKIDKGYLVRYAALVTSANTGAVLKA; encoded by the coding sequence ATGTCAAGTAGAGTAGTAGTAGAAGGGGCTCAAAGAGCACCACATAGATCTTTGTTTAAAGCAATGGGTTATACAGATGAAGAATTAAAAAAACCACTTATAGGAATTGTTAATTCACAAAATGATATTGTACCTGGGCATATTCACTTAGATACAATTGTAGACGCTGTTAAAACAGGCGTGTTAATGGGTGGTGGAACACCGATTACATTCCCTGCTATAGCAGTTTGTGATGGTATTGCTATGGGTCACAAAGGCATGCATTATTCTCTAGTAACAAGAGAACTTATTGCAGACTCAGTTGAGGCGATGGCTTATGCTCATGGATTTGATGCATTGGTAATGGTGCCTAACTGTGATAAAAATGTACCTGCTATGTTAATGGCAGCAGCAAGAATCAATGTACCGACAGTTATTATTAGTGGTGGTGCCATGTTAGCGGGTAAAGTAACTTGTAACCCTAATGATGTAAGTTTATCATCTGTTTTTGAAGCTGTTGGCTCAGTTGCAACAGGCAAATTAACAGATGAAGAATTATATGAATACGAAGAAAAAGCTTGTCCAACCTGTGGATCATGTTCAGGAATGTTTACAGCTAATAGTATGAACTGTTTAACGGAAGTATTAGGATTAGGATTACCTGGTAATGGTACGATTCCTGCAGTTTACTCAGAAAGAATACGCTTAGCGAAACAAGCAGGTTTAAAAGTAATGGAAATGTTAGAAAAAAACATAAGACCATTAGATTTAATGACTGATAAAGCATTTGATAATGCCCTTACGGTGGATATGGCTCTAGGTTGTAGTACAAACAGTATGTTACATTTACCTGCAATAGCTTATGAAGCTGGTATTGAGCTGAGTTTAGAAAAAGCAAATGAAATCAGTGAAAGAACACCTAACTTATGTAGGTTAAGCCCTGCTGGACATCATCATATACAAGATTTATATGAAGCAGGTGGCGTTCAAGCCGTTATGAAAGAGTTAAGTAAAAAAGATTTATTACATCTTGATATTATGACAGTAACAGGTAAAACCATTGGTGAAAATATTGAGAGTAGTGTTAATAGAAACAATACAGTTATTAGAAATATTGAAGAACCTTATAGTGCTACTGGTGGTATAGCTGTATTAAAAGGTAATATTGCCCCACTTGGATGTGTTGTAAAAAGATCTGCTGTTGCAGATGAAATGATGAAACATACAGGACCAGCAAGAATATTTGATAGCGAAGAAGATACCATTAAAGCTATATTAGGTGGCGATATTAAAGCTGGAGATGTGGTTGTTATACGCTATGAAGGACCAAAAGGTGGACCAGGGATGCGTGAGATGTTATCACCAACTTCTGCATTGGCTGGAATGGGTCTTGATAAACAAGTTGCTCTTCTTACAGATGGACGTTTTAGTGGTGCTACAAAAGGTGCATCCATAGGACATGTTTCTCCAGAAGCAGCAGTTGGGGGACCAATTGCATTGGTACAAGAAGGGGATATTATCTCTATTGATATTCCTAACTATAGTATTCACTTAGAAGTAGATGATGCTGAGTTAGAAAGCAGACAAAAAGAATGGAAGCCAAGACCTCCTAAGATTGATAAAGGGTATCTTGTTAGATATGCGGCTTTGGTTACTTCTGCTAATACAGGTGCTGTATTAAAGGCTTAA